From a single Diceros bicornis minor isolate mBicDic1 chromosome 6, mDicBic1.mat.cur, whole genome shotgun sequence genomic region:
- the LOC131406759 gene encoding neuropeptide Y receptor type 4-2, whose product MNISHFLALLLPGSSQGQNRSKSKGILYNFSDHCQDSLDLMVFIVTSYSVETVVGVLGNLCLICVTIRQKEKANVTNLLIANLAFSDFLMCLVCQPLTAIYTIMDYWVFGEVLCKMSAFIQCMSVTVSILSLVLVALERHQLIINPAGWKPSVSQAYLGIVVIWLIACFLSLPFLANSILKSVFHKNHSKALEFLADKVVCTESWPLDHQRVIYTTFLLLFQYCIPLAFILFCYVRIYQRLRKRRWVFRKGAYSSQAWQMKRINGILVAMVAAFAVLWLPLHVFNSLEDWYHEAIPICHGNLIFLVCHLLAMASTCVNPFIYGFLNTNFKKEVKALVLTCQQSAPVEESEHLPLSTVQTEVSKGSLRLSGRSNLM is encoded by the coding sequence ATGAACATCTCTCACTTCCTGGCCTTGCTGCTCCCAGGATCCTCACAGGGTCAAAACAGGAGCAAGTCAAAGGGCATCTTGTACAACTTCTCTGACCACTGCCAGGATTCTCTAGACCTGATGGTCTTCATTGTTACCTCTTACAGCGTTGAGACCGTTGTGGGGGTCCTGGGCAACCTCTGCCTGATATGTGTGACTATTAGGCAGAAGGAGAAGGCCAATGTGACCAACCTGCTCATTGCCAACCTGGCCTTCTCTGACTTCCTCATGTGCCTCGTCTGCCAGCCACTCACAGCTATCTACACCATCATGGACTACTGGGTCTTTGGCGAGGTCCTTTGCAAGATGTCAGCCTTCATCCAGTGTATGTCGGTGACGGTCTCCATCCTCTCGCTTGTCCTTGTGGCCCTGGAGAGGCATCAACTCATCATCAATCCAGCGGGCTGGAAGCCCAGTGTCTCTCAGGCCTACCTGGGGATTGTGGTCATCTGGCTCATTGCCTGCTTCCTCTCCTTGCCCTTCCTGGCCAACAGCATCCTGAAGAGTGTCTTTCACAAGAACCACTCCAAGGCTTTGGAGTTTCTGGCAGATAAGGTGGTCTGTACTGAGTCCTGGCCACTGGACCACCAGCGCGTCATCTACACCACCTTCCTGCTGCTCTTCCAGTACTGCATCCCCCTGGCCTTCATTCTCTTCTGCTATGTGCGTATCTACCAGCGCCTGCGGAAGCGGAGGTGGGTGTTTCGCAAGGGCGCCTACAGCTCGCAGGCTTGGCAGATGAAGCGGATCAATGGGATCCTTGTGGCGATGGTGGCTGCCTTTGCCGTGCTCTGGCTGCCCCTGCATGTGTTCAACAGCCTGGAGGACTGGTACCATGAGGCCATCCCCATCTGTCATGGCAACCTCATCTTCTTGGTATGTCACCTGCTCGCCATGGCCTCCACCTGTGTCAACCCTTTCATCTATGGGTTTCTCAACACCAACTTCAAGAAAGAGGTCAAGGCTCTGGTGCTGACTTGCCAGCAAAGTGCCCCCGTGGAGGAGTCTGAGCATCTGCCCCTGTCCACAGTGCAAACGGAAGTGTCCAAAggctctctgaggctcagtgggAGGTCCAACCTCATGTAG